The Lutibacter sp. Hel_I_33_5 genome has a window encoding:
- a CDS encoding acyl-CoA thioesterase, giving the protein MRAKTPNESLAVLTDLVLPGETNYLDNLFGGELLARMDRACSIAARRHSRRIVVTASVNHVAFNKTVPVGSVVTIEAKVSRAFNSSMEIYVDVWIEDRQSGEKTKVNEGIYTFVAVDETGKPIKIAQVNPETDLEKERYEGALRRKQLSLILAGKLNPNEATELKALFN; this is encoded by the coding sequence ATGAGAGCAAAAACACCTAACGAATCTTTAGCAGTTTTAACCGACTTAGTTTTACCTGGAGAAACAAACTATTTAGATAATCTTTTTGGTGGCGAATTACTAGCTAGAATGGATAGAGCTTGTAGTATCGCAGCTAGAAGACATTCAAGAAGAATTGTAGTTACTGCATCAGTAAATCATGTTGCTTTTAATAAAACCGTTCCAGTTGGAAGTGTGGTGACTATTGAAGCAAAGGTTTCCAGAGCTTTTAATTCTTCTATGGAAATTTATGTGGATGTTTGGATTGAAGACAGACAGTCTGGCGAAAAAACTAAGGTAAATGAAGGTATTTATACTTTTGTTGCTGTAGATGAAACTGGGAAACCTATTAAGATTGCTCAAGTAAATCCAGAAACCGATCTAGAAAAAGAACGATATGAAGGAGCTTTAAGAAGAAAACAATTAAGTTTAATTTTAGCAGGTAAACTAAATCCTAACGAAGCTACTGAATTAAAAGCTCTCTTTAATTAA